The proteins below come from a single Triticum aestivum cultivar Chinese Spring chromosome 5D, IWGSC CS RefSeq v2.1, whole genome shotgun sequence genomic window:
- the LOC123120846 gene encoding auxin-responsive protein SAUR36-like encodes MVSAKRLAQMAKKWQRMAAMGRKSLTLTTTAAKGAANDERCATSPSVAVKGHCVVYTADSVRFEVPLAFLGTVVFCELLAMSQEEFGFAGGDDGRIMLPCDGTVMEYALCLLRRDASTEVVMAFMSSIGRPCRFEGSVVGVGLLTSK; translated from the coding sequence ATGGTTAGTGCCAAGAGACTTGCTCAGATGGCCAAGAAGTGGCAGAGGATGGCAGCCATGGGGAGGAAGAGCCTCACCCTGACCACGACAGCGGCGAAAGGAGCAGCCAATGATGAGCGCTGTGCAACTTCGCCGTCGGTGGCAGTGAAGGGCCACTGTGTGGTGTACACCGCCGACAGTGTGCGGTTTGAGGTGCCGCTGGCATTCCTCGGCACGGTGGTCTTCTGCGAGCTCCTGGCGATGTCCCAGGAGGAGTTCGGCTTTGCAGGTGGCGATGACGGGAGGATCATGCTGCCCTGTGATGGCACGGTCATGGAGTACGCCCTGTGCTTGCTCCGGAGAGATGCCTCCACGGAAGTTGTGATGGCATTCATGAGCTCAATCGGGAGGCCGTGCAGGTTTGAAGGCAGTGTGGTGGGCGTAGGGCTTTTAACCAGCAAGTAG